A genomic segment from Luteolibacter ambystomatis encodes:
- a CDS encoding redoxin domain-containing protein, giving the protein MYRTPLPRLRDHLILAAVLLPVWSASAQDNNPPKDDADAGRNFVKERADVDKAWKQLANKWQRLARTQATETPGPLKATPKFSNDLSLPQLEKLELEANLPSPQRASVARQTLNGYTDPEELRSHNGVLTAELVATYAKNFIGSDPVYLRSYNGHLVGPTLRAKPGDTLRITVKNNLPTQPWQKDSMNTLHDFNTTNLHTHGLHVSPNGISDNVLIEIGPGATQDYEIVIPKDHTCGTYWYHAHRHGSTAGNVASGMSGALIIEGDLDEVPAVKAAKERVMVLNQIPYIYKNTLDDGNGGTVTFNFPEGIIEEKLAGYIFGPGDWETLGRYTTVNGVQLPVIRMAPGQVERWRVVDSGQREQIDLQITNIDGSKGIPFNEIAVDGLALGKSVQKDVIQLLPGYRSDVLVKAPDKPGEYVLVDQATASGIDGQGEPLKYIARIVVEGTPVSMKLPTDGEMAKFRLPTLVNAKIDAPQTATYGILPATGGVVFTIDGKSFNMDEAKELSLGNTDEWTVEVRNGGGINTGHPFHIHVNPFEVTSIMGPENPNDPKSKQVEQLTGGPVWRDTIWVPNNGTVKFRTKYTDFIGTFVQHCHILDHEDQGMMQLVDIKDPKAPVASNNAPGLKTGVSAPAFSRPDGAGKVYNESDFAGQRHVVFLFKGHGCSHCSRQVAEFTALYEQFKAKGVGVVGITSDDATSLKTALEGSPAPFPILADPDGKAFAAYGCTRGSEIAHGTFVIDEKGKVAWGTTGASPYMNIAGLLEQMPAKADTDTKATASVEEPE; this is encoded by the coding sequence ATGTATCGCACACCCCTTCCCCGTCTCCGGGACCACCTCATCCTCGCCGCCGTCCTGCTGCCGGTGTGGTCCGCCAGCGCCCAGGACAACAACCCGCCCAAGGACGACGCCGATGCCGGACGTAACTTCGTGAAGGAGCGCGCCGACGTGGACAAGGCGTGGAAGCAGCTCGCCAACAAATGGCAGCGCCTCGCCCGGACGCAGGCCACCGAAACGCCCGGCCCCCTCAAGGCCACGCCGAAGTTTTCCAACGATCTGAGCCTCCCGCAACTGGAGAAGCTCGAGCTGGAAGCGAACCTGCCCTCCCCGCAGCGCGCCTCCGTCGCCCGCCAGACGCTCAATGGCTATACCGATCCCGAGGAACTGCGCTCCCACAACGGCGTGCTCACCGCCGAACTGGTGGCCACCTATGCGAAGAACTTCATCGGCAGCGATCCGGTCTATCTCCGCTCCTACAACGGCCATCTCGTCGGCCCCACCCTGCGCGCCAAGCCCGGCGACACGCTGCGCATCACGGTGAAGAACAACCTTCCCACGCAGCCGTGGCAGAAGGACTCGATGAACACGCTTCACGATTTCAACACCACCAACCTCCACACCCACGGCCTCCATGTCTCGCCGAACGGCATCAGCGACAACGTCCTGATCGAGATCGGACCCGGTGCCACGCAGGACTATGAGATCGTGATCCCGAAGGATCACACCTGCGGCACCTACTGGTATCACGCCCATCGCCACGGCTCCACGGCGGGCAATGTCGCCAGCGGTATGTCCGGCGCGCTCATCATCGAGGGCGATCTCGACGAAGTCCCGGCGGTGAAGGCCGCGAAGGAACGCGTGATGGTGCTCAACCAGATCCCCTACATCTACAAGAACACGCTGGATGATGGCAATGGTGGCACCGTGACCTTCAATTTCCCGGAAGGCATCATCGAGGAAAAGCTCGCCGGCTACATCTTCGGCCCCGGCGATTGGGAAACCCTCGGCCGCTACACCACCGTGAACGGCGTGCAGCTTCCCGTGATCCGAATGGCCCCCGGCCAGGTGGAGCGCTGGCGTGTGGTGGACAGCGGCCAACGTGAACAGATCGACCTCCAGATCACGAATATCGATGGCAGCAAGGGCATCCCCTTCAACGAGATCGCCGTGGATGGACTCGCGCTCGGCAAGTCGGTGCAGAAGGACGTCATCCAGCTCCTGCCCGGCTACCGTTCCGACGTGCTGGTGAAGGCTCCGGACAAACCCGGCGAATACGTGCTCGTGGACCAGGCCACCGCCAGCGGCATCGATGGCCAGGGCGAGCCTCTCAAGTACATCGCCCGCATCGTGGTCGAGGGCACGCCGGTCAGCATGAAACTGCCGACCGATGGCGAGATGGCGAAGTTCCGCCTGCCCACGCTGGTGAATGCGAAGATCGATGCACCCCAGACCGCCACCTACGGCATCCTACCCGCGACCGGCGGCGTGGTCTTCACCATCGATGGCAAGTCGTTCAACATGGACGAGGCCAAGGAACTCTCGCTGGGCAATACCGACGAATGGACCGTGGAAGTCCGCAACGGCGGTGGCATCAACACCGGCCATCCGTTCCACATCCACGTGAATCCCTTCGAGGTCACGTCGATCATGGGACCGGAGAATCCGAACGATCCGAAGAGCAAGCAGGTGGAACAGCTCACCGGCGGCCCGGTGTGGCGTGACACCATCTGGGTGCCTAACAACGGGACCGTGAAGTTCCGCACCAAGTACACCGACTTCATCGGCACCTTCGTGCAGCACTGCCACATCCTCGATCACGAGGACCAAGGCATGATGCAGCTCGTGGACATCAAGGACCCGAAGGCACCCGTCGCCTCCAACAACGCGCCGGGATTGAAGACCGGTGTGAGCGCCCCGGCGTTCAGCCGGCCGGATGGTGCGGGCAAGGTTTACAACGAGAGCGACTTCGCCGGGCAGCGCCACGTGGTGTTCCTCTTCAAAGGCCACGGCTGCTCACATTGCTCGCGCCAGGTGGCGGAGTTCACCGCGCTCTACGAGCAGTTCAAAGCGAAGGGCGTGGGCGTGGTCGGAATCACCTCCGACGATGCCACCTCGTTGAAGACCGCGTTGGAAGGTTCGCCCGCGCCCTTCCCGATCCTCGCCGATCCGGATGGCAAGGCATTCGCCGCCTACGGTTGCACCCGTGGCTCGGAGATCGCGCACGGCACCTTCGTGATCGATGAAAAGGGCAAGGTCGCGTGGGGCACCACCGGGGCCAGCCCCTACATGAACATCGCCGGACTGCTCGAGCAGATGCCCGCCAAGGCCGACACCGACACCAAGGCCACCGCCTCGGTGGAAGAACCGGAGTAA
- a CDS encoding HNH endonuclease: protein MNSLLDHPVLVLNRFWQPVQTCSVRRALHLLCVGHARVVQTDGDEKFQTHDLDSWIEYSARSTSTELIHTVRLAMQVPAILVLGLYEKIPRLEVKFTRRNVFLRDQFTCQYCARSLPEVQLNLDHVIPRQKGGRTTWENIVTSCIRCNTRKANKLPHEADMHPLNKPVAPRWKPLFGLRENGFGDASWAHFLDPESGAIRLSA, encoded by the coding sequence ATGAATTCGCTCCTCGACCATCCCGTGTTGGTGCTGAACCGGTTCTGGCAGCCGGTCCAGACTTGTAGCGTCCGCAGGGCCCTCCACTTGCTCTGCGTGGGGCATGCCCGCGTCGTCCAGACGGACGGGGATGAGAAGTTCCAGACCCACGATCTGGACTCTTGGATCGAATATTCCGCCCGCTCCACCAGCACCGAATTGATCCATACCGTGAGACTGGCCATGCAGGTCCCGGCGATCCTCGTGCTGGGATTGTATGAGAAAATACCGCGGCTGGAGGTGAAATTCACCCGCCGGAACGTGTTCCTGAGGGACCAGTTCACCTGTCAGTACTGCGCCCGCTCGCTGCCGGAGGTCCAGCTCAACCTCGACCACGTCATCCCGCGTCAGAAAGGCGGACGCACCACTTGGGAGAACATCGTGACCTCCTGCATCCGCTGCAACACGCGGAAGGCGAACAAGCTCCCCCATGAGGCGGACATGCATCCGCTGAACAAGCCGGTGGCTCCGCGCTGGAAGCCGCTCTTCGGCCTGCGGGAAAACGGCTTCGGCGATGCCAGCTGGGCGCACTTTCTCGATCCGGAATCCGGCGCGATCCGCCTTTCCGCGTGA